From Cygnus olor isolate bCygOlo1 chromosome 17, bCygOlo1.pri.v2, whole genome shotgun sequence:
AGAAAGATAAGAGGAGACAGGACCAACACTCACATCTGCCACAGACGGTGTCTGTGATTTAGAAAAGTCTTTGGTTACTAGAAAGACAGCTTCGGCCTAACCGTGGAAGTTTTTAGTCTTACATGATGCCCCAGAAGCGTACCACCGAGCAAACAAAAGGCTTTAGCCTTAGCAGTTAGATCCCAGACAGCTTCTCTgcaatttgaaataaaagcagcagcgTAACATAGCCGGTGATGCTGACCACACCTTTGGTTTTGGGCGTGTCAGGACGCCACCATCAGCCCTGAGCCAGGAGCAGGACTCCTTGGAGCACGAAGTTTACAGAAGCAAATACCCGCCTCACTGCGtaaagagctgctgctctgtgagcCACCTGGCTGTCGAGGCCAGCGTTAGATATTCCAGGTGAAGagtgaaaaataatggaataaacCGAAGTACTGTGGGGGCTGCCAGGCTGCCATCCTGCCTGGAAGTTTAAGACTCGCTGCCGCTGGTTTCTCTCCCTGCCAAGATTTGCTGCATTGACCATTACAGCCGTAGCTCTTCTCACTATCCTTTAGCATCCAATCCTATTGAGTTACACACGATCTTCTACCACTATAATTGCTACTTGACTCCACACGAGGCAACACGAGACTAGGAGGTAGATAAAACACTCATTTATAATAGAGGACTACTCTCAGGAAGCGAGACGATACAGCTTTCTCTACACATTTCAGCTCCGCCCTTTGACACACAGCTGCCATTTCTGCAAAGAGACTTGGAAATATGCTCAGGGAAAGGCAAACGAGGATCAGCCACCTCTGGGCCACCGTCCTTTCCTCCCCGTGGTACTCACTGCGAGACAACGCTCCTCTATCAGTCACAGAACCCAACTACGGCTGCTGGCCTCCAGCCTACGTGAGGCAGGCATGGAGTGGTTGAACCCGCGATGAAATCTAACCCGTGGTGAAGGCAGGACAGCAAGCACGGCTTACTGATCCGTAATTTGATGGAAGTAGGCCCCCCAGTGCAGGTGTGGGGTCAGGCAGAAGTTCTAAGCTCCAACTGGTAGCAACACCCCCAAGGAAAAGCCGTCCGGTGCAACTAGCTCCTGACCCTCCGTCTGGAGGAATTTTAACATCTCCCCCCCAGCACTGCACCGACAAAGCAAAGGGGTTTTTTGAGACAAAGGTCTCCACAATTCCGTGCTGGAGAAGCTCCACCAAACCGTTGGAGGAGAGGGCCCCGAGCGCGgcggggagctgcaggcagctgcccgGCCAGCCCAGCACAAGCAGCTCCCCCGACGCGGCACCGCGCGGGGCTCCCTCTGCCCTAGGCGCCGCCGAGGCCAAGCCAGCAGACGGTGCTCAGCACCCGGTGCTCAGCACCCGGCGCTTGCCTgaccagcagcagtgctgaggcaCTCCCGAGCTACCAGCACTATCGCCTGCAGgcctggaggagagggagctctgcagcagctccggTGCTCGGATCGCCGCGTTTCTCCCATGCCCAGGAGGAGACAGGGCCAGGGAGTGCCTGGAAGGAAGACAGGTGGCTGACTGACCTTTTGTTGCTGCTGGGTTTGTTTGTCGGTTTGTTTTAAAGTGCAGGATAATTACAAAAGCCAAAGGGAGCCAGCCTTCTTCCTCACTAACCACAAAAGAGCAAAGACAAGAGTGCTAAAAATCCAGGGCATTTCTCCAGATGCTCAACGGGGCCTTACATACCTACCGTACGCCCGGTGACCTTACTTATTCCTGTCCTAGAACTACTGCGTTTAAATACCCCAAATAACCTAGTTTGTTACAAAACGGAATTTACAGACTTTGTTGAAGAGAAGAGGAGCTGCCCGGTCCTCTGCTGCGGACGATCAATCAGGGGAAGGGCAGCGCCTCCCAGACAGCCCCGCGCAGCCTGCGGCCGTCGGGCAGCTCACTGGTGCAGGTGGGCTCTGTCATCCGGACGCTTAATATGAATTCTTCGCACGCGCTCGATGCGCTCCCGCTCCTCATCTTCTTCTAAGTGGTGGGAGCGCCCAGCTGCCCCTCCTGTGGCTTCCAGGAGCGCGTTGTCAGGTCCTCTCCCGTCCTGGGACTCGTACAGCAGAATGTTCAGCGTCTCCTCGTAAATGCGGGCTTCTGGGAACTCCACCTGCCCACCGAGAGAGAAGGTCACTGTCAGCAAGTGCCAGTCACTGCAGGCACCAAGTTAccttgtttctttcctcctgaTACCTCTCGGTTTTTAACAAATCCTTAACTGCACACTGGCTGTAGAAATCATTTATGGAACAAACATTTCCGTTTTGTCATTTGCTTTCAGCCACCGAGACCCAGCAACTATTATTTTCAGATCTGTCCCACTCACGGGGCAGATTGCGTCAAATTTCTCCTGGGAGAAgtaaaaaggaagagggaagggatgccactGCTCACCCGCAGCTGTCTTTACACAGGACTGGCCACCAAATTTGGGTAAGTGCACGGGTCTGTCTGAAGACAAGAGCTGGACTGAGCCTGCACTACAGAACGCCACAACTGCCCTGTGCGAAGCGCTACGCCCCAGCAGTCCACGCCCCAACAAACCCCCAGGATGAGCTCCTCTGGGCTGCTCTCACACCGTGAATGGGAAGTTATTGTTCTATTGAGATGCTAGACAATGAAAAGAGCATTCAAAAAGCAACAGATGTCAGGACGCCAGCCCGAGAGCAGCTGGGCCCGGTGCTGGAAGCATTCAGGGGTTCACTCGTAcctttgtctgctttttctcagTAGCATAAACAATGGAAGTGCAACAGACTTCAGCAATCTTCCGTCCCTGGCCGTAGAAAGACCAGCAGCAGATCTCGTCTCCAATCACGTCTTTTATAAACAGCACCCTCCCGTTAAACCTCAAGGAGAGCTTATCGAACAGCTCGATGTTCTTCAGCATGTTGTCGTCAGAGTTGCTGCGAGACAAAGGCAGGCAGCGGGCACGTTAGGGGCAGAAGAGAAGGGGGGTCAGGCAGCGAGCACAGCCCGTACGCCCAGCTTCCTCCGACTTCCTACGTCTCTGCCCAGGGGGCGTTTACAGACGGTCTCCAGGACTGCAGCGGGTAACTCATTTGAGTAGGACAAGCAGGAAagcctgctgctggaggagcggCAATATGACATCAACAGCGCTGTGATTAATGCTGCCCAAGGCCGTTTCATTTGCGTACAGAATTCTACCCCGCAGACGAACCCGTTCCCAAGTCCAGGCTTAGTACCAGCTGGGTGTTTTGTCACAGAACTTGCATACAGGCATAAGGAAAGGGGGACACAGTCCCAGCCCTCGCGATTTTACCGCTTATTGAGAGCGCCGCACCACGGAAGGCTTCCTGTGTTTGACTAAGGTGCTGCAGCCCGCGGGGAATGCAGGCCAGCAGCTGGCCAGGAGCCTCTGCGGCTGCACCTAAGCCTTAGGGGAACGCCTGTCACAGAACCCGTGCATTCTTAGCCTTCTGTTGGTGGCAGTAGGCTTCCTTCTGACTCAAGTTTGAAATTAATTGGGAAAAAATTGAGCACATGCCAGCACCAATCTGTCACTGAGTGAGGTAAAAATCAAACGCGTTATCACGGAATTCAGTCTACAAACAACTTCAAAGAGCTACAGCTGAAGTCACTTACCTGGTGTAGGAATATTTGTTGTTGCTCCTGTTATACAGCAACTTCACCGCTGGCTgtaaaaggaagcaaagcacaGATCGGTTCCAGGACGCGCAGAACGCGCTGGGGTCTCAGCTCAGCCCAAGACCACAGAGCAGAGGAGCCGCAACATGAAACGGCGCCATCGGGCCCAGACTCAGTGGGATTTCGTTGTTGCCACAGAACTGTCACGCACTGGCTGGCAAGGGGCCTGCGAGCCCTCCTGATCTCTTCCGTGACTAAATCCTAACTCGTTCCCCCCCGCACCCTCTACCCACCGCAGCCAGCAGGACAGGGGCAGGGGTCACCGATCCACTTTAGCTAAAGAAAGCATCTGTCGTTATTTAGCAGCGAACAAACCAGCTGAAGACCTGCTAGCCCCCACCGCCTGctctgcttcagtttgtgcGGAACACCGCCTATTTTATCAGCTTAAGTGGAGAAGGACACGGCCAGGCCCAGCCCGAGCAACGTTTGTCTTTAAATGTAGAAGAAACATTTCGTCTGGTGTAGATTTCCAGTGCTCTGCAGCTCGGCAGTTAAAGAATATTTGTTAAATACTTGGTCAAGATCCCAAGCAAGCCCCACGGCAGCAGGCCAGCGTCCTCCCAGGCACAGCCTCTCGTACCTTATTGGAAGTGGCTATCAGCTTTTGCTCTTCCTTGGACGACGTGATGACCGGCACCTTGCAGAACGGTTCATACGCATCTTTGTTCTGCTGGAACAAGAAGCAGGCGGACGCTGAGTGCACGCAGACCTCAGGGCGCACTCCTGTTAACTGGGAAGTCCCCGCaaattctgttctgctgctggagggctACGAGCTCAGCGTGCGGTCTGCCTTCACCGAGCAGCCGCTTCTGGCCCACGCTCTGAACCGAGCCGGCGCTCCAGCTGCGGGGCAGCTTCCCTCCGGGACCAGCCGAGCTGGGACTCGTTTGAGCTCTGTGCCGCTCGGGAAGCGCGGGGACCGAACGGCTCGTACGTGCTTAAATGGCAGGCCCTGGCTGCGCGCCCTACCTGCAAGGCTGCTTGGCACTCGTCCACCAGCCCCTGCACCAGGTAGTACTTCGCCTCGGCCAGCAGCTCCTCTATCTCTCGCCGGCTCTCAGGGAGCGGCACGGCCCCGTCGCGCAGGTAGTTCAGGATCGTCCCCAAAATGCTTCCCACAGCGGTCCGATCAGGATCCAGCCtagggagaggggaagagcgCAGTCCAGCAGA
This genomic window contains:
- the KCTD10 gene encoding LOW QUALITY PROTEIN: BTB/POZ domain-containing adapter for CUL3-mediated RhoA degradation protein 3 (The sequence of the model RefSeq protein was modified relative to this genomic sequence to represent the inferred CDS: deleted 2 bases in 2 codons); the encoded protein is MEEMSGESVVSSAVPAAATRTTSFKGASPSSKYVKLNIGGALYYTTMQTLTKQDTMLKAMFSGRMEVLTDSEGWILIDRCGKHFGTILNYLRDGAVPLPESRREIEELLAEAKYYLVQGLVDECQAALQQNKDAYEPFCKVPVITSSKEEQKLIATSNKPAVKLLYNRSNNKYSYTSNSDDNMLKNIELFDKLSLRFNGRVLFIKDVIGDEICCWSFYGQGRKIAEVCCTSIVYATEKKQTKVEFPEARIYEETLNILLYESQDGRGPDNALLEATGGAAGRSHHLEEDEERERIERVRRIHIKRPDDRAHLHQ